Proteins from one Juglans microcarpa x Juglans regia isolate MS1-56 chromosome 6S, Jm3101_v1.0, whole genome shotgun sequence genomic window:
- the LOC121237387 gene encoding uncharacterized protein LOC121237387, giving the protein MGSSGFFLICIPHSLIALTCGALMMFYSNEVSVFGHGSEIARKLQGSTPRDQLLIRTSDSFSGLLLFTIGLLLFMVSFVKDREFQSFFAKGCVLLHISMAVWRVYFERKLEDLARDWPRQVVGDIALALSWVFFLMYSWREKYD; this is encoded by the coding sequence ATGGGATCATCTgggttttttcttatttgtattCCCCATTCTTTGATAGCTCTGACTTGCGGAGCTTTAATGATGTTTTACTCCAATGAGGTCTCTGTGTTTGGCCATGGCTCTGAGATTGCACGTAAGCTTCAAGGATCCACGCCCCGGGATCAGTTATTGATTCGGACCTCAGATTCCTTCTCGGGTTTGCTTTTATTTACCATTGGGTTGCTTCTGTTCATGGTGTCTTTTGTTAAGGACAGGGAATTCCAGAGCTTCTTTGCTAAGGGGTGTGTGCTTCTTCACATTTCCATGGCCGTTTGGAGAGTGTACTTTGAGAGGAAGCTCGAGGATCTTGCTCGTGATTGGCCTAGGCAGGTTGTTGGGGATATTGCACTGGCGCTTTCTTGGGTGTTTTTTCTCATGTACTCATGGAGAGAGAAGTATGATTAG